Proteins encoded within one genomic window of Longimicrobium sp.:
- a CDS encoding mycofactocin-coupled SDR family oxidoreductase (This oxidoreductase belongs to a branch of the SDR family in which the NAD cofactor is especially deeply buried and is non-exchangeable. Members of this branch occur only in species that product mycofactocin, a small molecule electron carrier derived from the final two residues of the mycofactocin precursor protein, MftA. Mycofactocin is thought to mediate transfers of electrons between such non-exchangeable NAD cofactors from different enzymes acting on different substates, and has been shown to play a role in the metabolism of alcohols and aldehydes in Mycolicibacterium smegmatis and in Mycobacterium tuberculosis.) — MGEFTGKVAFVTGAAHGQGRAAALALARAGASVAAFDVARPLAYPGYGMGTGADLESLVAECEAAGSACLAFAGDVRDDVAVTRAVDGTVERFGRIDVLFNNAGICAYGLAHELTEEEWDAMLDINLKGPWLVARRVIPVMIRQKSGVIINNSSVAGLRGMNRLSHYAASKWGLVGLTKSWAIELAPHGIRVVSLHPTGVNTPMNDGLAALEGKTPEEIAEASAGNLLPVPWIEPEDVAEAVLYLASDRARFVTGAGLVLDAGLLTR, encoded by the coding sequence ATGGGTGAGTTTACCGGAAAGGTCGCCTTCGTCACCGGCGCGGCGCACGGGCAGGGGCGGGCGGCGGCGCTCGCGCTGGCCAGGGCGGGCGCCTCGGTCGCGGCGTTCGACGTGGCGCGGCCGCTGGCGTACCCGGGCTACGGGATGGGGACCGGCGCGGACCTGGAGTCGCTGGTGGCGGAGTGCGAGGCCGCCGGGAGCGCGTGCCTGGCCTTCGCGGGCGACGTGCGCGACGACGTGGCGGTCACGCGCGCGGTGGACGGCACGGTGGAGCGCTTCGGCCGCATCGACGTCCTCTTCAACAACGCCGGCATCTGCGCCTACGGCCTGGCGCACGAGCTGACGGAGGAGGAGTGGGACGCGATGCTCGACATCAACCTCAAGGGCCCCTGGCTGGTGGCGCGCCGCGTGATCCCGGTGATGATCCGCCAGAAGTCGGGCGTGATCATCAACAACTCGTCGGTGGCGGGCTTGCGCGGGATGAACCGGCTCAGCCACTACGCGGCGTCGAAGTGGGGGCTGGTGGGGCTCACCAAGTCGTGGGCGATCGAGCTGGCGCCGCACGGCATCCGCGTGGTGTCGCTGCACCCCACCGGCGTCAACACGCCGATGAACGACGGCCTGGCCGCGCTGGAGGGGAAGACGCCCGAGGAGATCGCCGAGGCCAGTGCCGGCAACCTCCTCCCCGTCCCCTGGATCGAGCCCGAGGACGTGGCCGAGGCGGTCCTCTACCTCGCGTCGGACCGGGCGCGCTTCGTCACCGGGGCTGGGCTGGTGCTGGATGCGGGGTTGCTGACGAGGTAA